The DNA segment TGCTCTTTCAGCGTCTTCGCTGCCCACAGGCAAGGGGCTGTATCTGGCTTTCTGGAATGCAAGGGTAATGATATATATCTGCGTATGCAGCGTTTGGAACTTTGGTTTGAGAATATCACAGTATTCCATAGCTGTATAGTGAGTCGGTCTGGGAAAGCCTTTTTCTGTGAATATTCTCTCCGTCTCTCTATAACAGGAGTAAAGGAACTGCTTGTAATCTGTTTCCCTCAGCTTTCTCAGTTTAGATCGCCTGTATGTCGGGTAAAGCAGACGATAGAGCAAAAAAACACCAGCTGCAAAAAATCCCGCACCTGCAAAGAACTTCCAGCCGGTTGTTTTAAACCAGAAAAAGATGATTCTTGTAACCATACAAAACTGCAGCTGAAGTATGAGCAGAAAGGCAATAACTTTATTGCCAATATCAAGAAGATACTGCAATAACTTTGACCACCATTTTTCAGGATTTGCCTGCAGGGTGAGTTTCAGACGGTCTCTCAGATACTGGTTAAGATTTGAGGCCATGAAAAACCTTCTTTTCTTGCCGGATAAAGGCTGAACAAAGGTCGGCGTTGGCTCAAAGGTCACCCACCCATGTTCTTTTATATATGCCTCAACCCATGCATGAGCATCCATCTTTCTAATCTCGAAATAACCTGTAACAGGGTTATACCTGTTTGCATGATACCCTGTGACCAGTCTTGAAGGAATGCCGGATGTCCTCAGCAGCAGGACCATAGAGGAGGCGAAAAGCTCGCAATGGCCTTTCTTCAGATTGAAGAGAAATTCCTCTGCAGGATTGTTCTCCCATTCCATCAGCAAGGTATTAAGCGTATACTCGTAATTATTTTTGAGATGGCTTTCAATGGCCTTTGCCTTTTCATAGTCATTCTGAAATTGTTCAGTAATAGAATTGCCCAGGTCTCTGACTTTAGGGGAAAGACCTGACGGGAGCTGCAGGTATCTGTCATATTCATCCGTGGGATATTCAGTGTCACCTGCAGATCGGCCTTCTATTTCCCTGTTCCCGGATATTACAGAATAAACAGTACCCTTCCGCAGATACTCAGGCGCACGCAAGGCAAGTGAGCTGCCCTTCTCGATAACATTACCGGGGAATATTAACACAGCCGGCTTGTATGCTGCGAAGATGTGTTGAGTCATGTCTGTGTTCATCGCATAGATCTGTATCAGACCCCTATCGTAGAAACTGTCATCAAAAACAAATTTTCGTTTGTCTGAATAGATTTTTCTGTCCCCTGTGCCGCTGTATGACCAGAACCGGCCGTCAAAGACGTCAAAGACCTTCCCTCTTGAATAGATGGGCCGATCAGTCTGGAGGTAGAATACAATCTCATTTGAACGTGTGGCTTCTCCGACCTTAGTCACATCAAACCTGTCCTGAAACCCCTTGTAATCCGTGTTAACATCTGTCTTGCTTGAGTCATCAGCATTTGACATCGAGGTGTCAGGCACACGGCTCCTGAGCCCTGATTTTGCATTCATCTGTTCTTTCTGCTGCTCTCCGGTCAAGGCTTCCCTATCCCAGCCCTCATTCTTATAATTCCATCCCCCTGACGGGAAGGCCTGTATATGGGGTGACGGCATCCTCGGTATAATGAGGTATATCCCAAGAGAAAGCGTAATTACTGCTATGGCAAGACCAAATCCCTTTGCAGGCAGGTTCATTTTTCTGATGAGGATGTCTTTGTCGCCGCCTTTTGCATAATTCAAACGTTCATCTATATGGTCTGCCATGAACGTAAAGATACCTGAAAGGACATACACTAAAATGTACAAAAGAAAAGAAGTCTCTTTGCTTGCGCTGGCTGCATACAGAATAAGGATGAGTGAAATCAGACAGGCGAAATAGAGTTCCCTCCGGTTTGTCAAAGTAAAGTTCCTTGCTGCCTGCATGCATATGAGCATAAGCAGAAAACCCTTCTCAATAGTTGCAACCGCAGCAACCAAGATAAAGACAATGACTGCGGCTGCGATACCGATATACATGACGACCTTTAGTGTTTCAGACTGTTTCTGCCTGTTGCGCCACGCAGAGAGCAACCCTGCAGCATAAAGACACGGCCAGAAGAAAGAATTAAAAAGAAATGACGGGATTGACGCATCCCTGTTGACAACTGAAAGGACAGCTGATATCAAGAGCAAAAATATTCCAGCGTAGACAAGAGGATATTGTATCAGGGTCATATGCCGAAGACCTCTTCAAGGTTGTCGCCTTTTGATACAAAATAAATGGCTGCTCCTATCTCCAGAACACCCTGTACAAGCAGATCGATTTCCGGACGAAAGGGTTCTTTATCAGCGGTAAAACTGTAATCATTCATGAAGACGCATACCGGCCTTATTCTCTTTTCTTTTAAAAGACTGATCTCGTAAAGATATTCATCCACGCCTCTATTCAGTCCGGAAAAAAGCAGAATGGCGGCAGAACCTTCATTCAAATGATTATATGCATGCCTGAGTGCATGGACATAGGGAACGTCTCCGTCAGCATTAATCCTTGCAAGTGTTTCAAGTGTTCTGGCAAGCTGGTGCAACCCTTTTGAATAGGGGATGATACAGGGGTTCTTGCCATAACCGAGCAGCTGGAAGTTGTAGCCCCTATCCAGAACAAGTCTTGCTATAGACGCGGCTATTTTGACAGCATACTCAAGGGTTGTCTGCTTCCCCTCGCCTTTGTCAGACTCTTTATGAAGGTCGATGATTACAGATATGTCTGTAGAGGTGCGAATCTCAAATTCCTTTACAATGAAACGCGAATGCCTGGCACTTGACGGCCAATGTATATACCTCAAGCTGTCACCTGTTCTGTAATCCCTTGTCCCGAAAAAATCCTCGCTGCCGCCTGTTTTTGATAACGCATCGGTCCCACCCATCTTTGCGCCTCTCCCGTCAAATGGCAGCCGCTTGATATTAAACATCGCAGGATATACAAGAAGGGTTTGTTTATCGCCATCCAACAAATTTTCGTGAGAGGATATCCCCAATGGATAAGCAGACCTGGCCTTTAACGGCCCAATAGCATATTCGCCTCTTTTATAGCAGTCTAACCTGAATGAATAGTTCTTTTTTCCCCGGCCGGAGAGTTTCCCTATGAATGTCATCGGATTTTGCAGGCCTGGTCCCGCAGCAGGAATGAAGTCGAGCAGTTCAATCATATAGCGGCTTGACCTGCCTTTGTTTTTGATGCTCATCACAACATCGATACAGTCACCTTCAAAGGCAGCAGACGGCACGGTCCTTGATGCAGTAATGCCTTTGAGGGAATATCGTGGCAGGATATGAGAAATAACCAGAGTCGAGGTAAGAAGTGCAAACATGCCATAAAGCAAATTGACTTCCCGGTTCCATGCTATGAAGAAAAAAAGGACCGCAAGAAAAACAAGAGAACTCCTCTTCGTTAGTAGCCGTTTCATGAATCACACCACTGGGACAGGAACGCTTTTCAGCACCTCATCTATCACTTTTTCTTCGCTTGTCCCCCTCAGCTTTGATTGAGGTTTTATAATAATACGGTGAGCAAGCACATGTCTTGCGACAAGCTTTACCATGGTCGGTTCTACATAATCCATTCCTCTCAGAAATGCCATTGCCTGGGATGCCTTCATGAGGCAGAGTGAACCCCTCGGACTTGCTCCAAGCAAAATGTCCTGATGTTTTCGGGTAGCACCCACTATCTCAACAATATATTTCATTACAGATTTATCGATATGGACCAGGGTGATGGCCTCCTGTGCAGTCTTTAGTTCATCTTCTGCAAGAACAGCCTTCATCGAATGGATAGGATGTTCCTTTACCTGCATGCTCATGATATGGATTTCTTCATCAGGTGAGGGATACCCTATTTTGATCTTCATAAAAAAACGATCAAGTTGAGCTTCGGGTAATGGGTACGTCCCCTGGAGTTCAATCGGATTCTGGGTTGCTATTACCATAAAAACCTGCGGCAAAGAGTGGGTTATGCCGTCAGCGGAGACCTGGGACTCCTCCATGCTCTCCAAAAGACTTGATTGCGTCCTTGGTGTAGCCCTGTTTATTTCGTCGGCAAGCAGTATATTGGTAAACACAGGGCCCGGCTTAAATTCGAACTCACTCAGCTTCTGATTGAATATGGAAACCCCCGTGATATCAGAGGGAAGCAGATCAGGGGTAAATTGCACCCTTTTAAAGCGCAGGGCAAGGGAATTCGCGATTGCCCTGGCAAGTATTGTCTTCCCAAGCCCTGGCACATCCTCAATGAGAAGATGTCCTCGGCACAGGAGGGTTATGACCGCAAGGTCTACAACCTCTCTTTTCCCAATAATTACTTTTTCAATGTTTTTTGTGAGAAGCGTCAGGCTGCTTTGAAATTTGTTCACAAAAACCTCCGCAAATAAAATTCTCAAGACAGGCCGGGAAATATGCGATAGCGTATAAGAATCTTTTTATCGCTGTCAACAGAGCAGAATGTTTTCCCCGAAGCGCGGAGACCGTTTTTCTCAGATAATTATGCACACCACCATTTTCTCAAAGGCAGGGAGTATATCTGATAAAGCTGATCATTGACCTTATATGTTTTGTGATAAAATGAATGCAATAGATATCTACCGGGAGGGATTCATGTCGCAGAAATTAAGTGATGCTGCATCATACTGGAAAACCATTCTTTCTGATGTAATAACCAACAAGGGAATGCTTTCAGATATAGAGAAGTTTGCACGTGAGAACACGGCCCCTTCACCTATCGTTTTCGGCACATCAGGATGGCGCGGCGAGATCGGCACTGATTATACCTTCAACAATGTCCGCATTGTCACTTCTGCGATAATCGAAATGTTCAGGTCGAGTGATCCCGCGGTCTTGCAGGCAATGGGTGTGACGGATTTTGATGAAATCAAAAAACGCGGCGTTATTGTAGGCCATGACAACCGGTTCCTCGGCCCTGAGTTCAGCATGGAGGTCATCGGCCTTCTTCAGAATGCCGGCATAAAGACCTGGTATGCGGGAGAGGCTGCAACCCCTGAGTTCTCCGCAGGAATTGAAATGCTTAAGGCAGCATGCGCTATTAACCTGACACCGTCGCATAACCCGGCAAACTACGCAGGGTTCAAGTTCAATCCCTCTGACGGCGGGCCGGCCGGCTCGGAAATAACCACGAAGATCGAAGAGATCGCCAATCGTATGATGCTGGATGCTGCGAAGCCCCTGCCGGTCAAACCGGGAGATGTAGAGAAGGTCGACCTGACCTCGCTGTATCTTGATTACATCGAGCAGAGGAAAACGATCGACCTTCAGAAGATCAGGAAGTTCATTGCAGAGGCGGATTGTATCCTCTGTATTGATAATGTGCATGGGGCAACGCGCGGCAGGGTGCAGCGCATCCTCGGCGAAAGTCCGAAGATAACGTATCTCAGGACTGCGGATGACTACCTCTTCGGCGGGGTTGCACCTGAGCCTTCTGAAAAAAATATGGCAGGGGTCGAAAAGGTCCTTGCTGAAAGCCCGGCTGCGCTGAAACTCGGCGTTATCATGGACCCTGATGGCGACCGTATCCGTTTCTCCGACGGCTCGGTTCAGATCCCCATGAACTACTTCGGCGCCATGGCACTGCATTTTCTTCATGTCCATAAAAAGTTTAATGGTATGGTTGCGAAATCGGTCGGAACAAGCAACCTTGTGAATGCGGTGGCCAAAAAGCTCGGCATCCCCATACAGGAGACCAGGGTCGGATTCAAAAACTTCAGACCATTCCTCCTTCCTTCCGCTGATAGTCGTGCAGTCGCTGCCTTTGAGGAATCTGACGGAATCACCGGGTACAACCACACACTGGAAAAGGATGCGATTTTCGGCCTTTTGCTTGCGATTGAAATGATGGCAGTTACAGGCAAAGAACTGAGTGACTATCTCAATGAGATCATGGATGAGTTCGGGCATTTCTATCCTGACCGTTCAGGCATATCGGTTGACCGTTCCCTTGTGGGACGACCTCTTCTGCAAAAACTTTCGGTCATTGCACAGCACTATCCTGTGGGCACATCGCTTACGATCGCAGGAGAGAAACGCAAGATCAAGGATCTGATAACGGTCGACGGCACTAAGCTGGTCTTTGACGACGGTTCGTGGCTCATGATCAGGCCCTCAGGCACTGAACCAAAAGTCAGGTTCTATATCGAGGCACGAACGGAAGAAGGCAAAAAAGCTGTTTTCGAAGCAGCAGAGCTGATGACACAGGAAGCTCTCAGCAGATAAAGTTACTCTTCGTAATCCGGATTGTCGTATTCGATCAGCACCTTGTTGCAGGTAACGCACTCCATCGAGACCTTCAGGATCTGAACGCCTCGCGGGAAGGAGACGATCTGGATCTTATGGCCGGCGTGCTTCAGCAGCTCTTCATAGTTCGATGCATCCTGACTCTCCTTGCCCAGACAGAATTCAACCTTCACATCCTTTTCTTCAGACATAGGGCCTCCCATTATTGCACAACCGGATCAGCGTTAACATCCATGGGATTCATCCTGACCGCCAGAGAGAACAGATAGGGATAATCCTCTTTAAGATGCTTCATGTATGAGATCCACTCAACAAGCAGCTGTGAGTACGCGCGTTTTATATCGCCGGAGAGATGGTCAAAGTCCGATCTTGGAAGGTTTGTGAAATCTTTCCGGGCGGCAAGCTCCTCAACAAGATGAAAGACCGCCCAGAGAAGATCGGTAAAGGCATCATGTTCAAGAAGATTAGGGTTTGCAAGAAGACTCAGCAGAAAGGTCCTCTTTTCTGAAAGAACGGTCTTGAGCTCGCTCAGGTCACCTGTTCTGCTGTCTATACCGTAGTGAGCGTTTTTCACCGCAGCCTGGGCATTCATGAAGTCCTTCTCCGTCCACTTTCCTGAAACGAGCATCACTTCCCTGACTGCGGAAAGATCACTGCCGAACCGGTAGAGCTGTTTCATCAGATCGGTCCCCACCTCTATATAGAACGTGCCAATCAGCATGTTCAGCTTCTTCAGAAGCACTCTTTTCTCCCTCATCGTGAGCAACTGGTTCAAAAAGAGCGTTACGAGCAGGACCTGAACCGGGACAAAGGCAATGTCCTGCAGCATATAAAAGAACGTATCTTCGGTCTTATGAAAGATCGCTATCTGGACAAGATAAAATAGTGCAGAGATACCAACCAGCGCTGCGGTAAGGAACAGATACCAGCGAATCTGTTTCATGCATTACTCCTCGCAATTCAGAATGTGTTTCATTATATCATGGTTACAAGTCGTCAAAGTTGATTTGCACTGCATGATTTTTGTAACATCATTGCATCCCGATGTTTGCCGTCTCGCGGGGAGATTCCTGTCTTCTGAAATAACCACTTATACTTGGAGGAGCTTGTGAAAAAGATGAACCTTGACCAACTCTGCATCAACACGATACGGATGCTCTCTGCTGACGCCGTGCAGCAGGCAAATTCAGGACATCCCGGCATGCCCATGGGAGATGCTGCCATGGCATATGTGCTCTGGTCCAGATTCCTGAGACACAACCCGAAGAATCCCTATTGGCAGAATCGTGACCGGTTCGTGCTCTCAGCAGGTCATGGCTCCATGCTTCTGTACAGCCTGCTCCATCTGACTGGCCATAATATTTCGCTCGATGACATAAAGAACTTCAGGCAGTGGGGGAGCAAGACACCGGGCCATCCCGAATACTGCCTTGACTGCGGTATCGAGACGACCACCGGGCCTCTCGGCCAGGGCCTCGCGACCGGGGTCGGCATGGCAATGGCAGAGAAATATCTTTCTGAAATGTTCAATAAGCCGGGATTTCCTCTCCTTGACTATCACATCTACGGCATTGTAAGCGACGGTGATCTTATGGAAGGTCTTTCATCGGAAGCCGCTTCGTTGGCAGGTCATCTGAAGCTCGGCAAGATCGTATACCTGTATTCTGACAATAAGATAACCATTGAAGGCACAACAGATATTGCCTTTACGGAAGACGTTGCAAAGAGGTTCGATGCATACGGATGGCATGTGCAGCATGCTGACGGAGAAGACCTCAAGGCCATTGAAAAGGCCATTGCTGCGGCAAAGAAGGACAAACAGAGACCGTCTATTATCCTGGTGCGCACCCATATCGGTTTCGGCAGCCCGCACAAGCAGGACACGCCTGACGTGCATGGTTCGCCGCTTGGTGAAGAGGAGCTGAAACTGACCAAGCAGAATCTCGGGTGGCCGCTCAAGAAGTTCTTCATCCCGGCTCAGGCTCTAAGACAGATGCGAAAGGCTGTTCAGAAGGGCAAAAAAGACGAAGCATCATGGACAGCCATGTTTCAAAAATATGCAAAAAAGTATCCGGAGCTTGCAAAGTCCTGGAACACGATCACGACAGGAAGGCTTCCGGAAGGCTGGGAAAAGCATCTGCCTGTGTTCAAGCCTGAGGACGGAAGTATTGCAACGCGGAGTGCATCAGGCAAGGTGCTCAATGCAATAGCCGACAAGCTTCCCCATCTCGTCGGAGGATCTGCAGACCTCGCACCATCGAACAACACACATCTCAAAAAATATGCAGACTTTGGCGCAGCGAAGGGAGGAAGGAATATTCACTTCGGCGTCAGGGAACATGCCATGGGTGCGATCCTGAACGGCATGGCATTAAGCAGGATGCTCATCCCCTATGGCGGCACATTCCTTGTTTTCTCCGATTATATGAGGCCTGCCATCAGGCTTGCGGCTCTCATGGAGACCCACGCGGTGTACGTCTTTACCCATGACTCTATCGGTCTCGGTGAAGACGGGCCGACACACCAGCCCGTCGGCCATCTCAGCAGTCTCCGGGCAATGCCGCATCTTTATGTTATCCGGCCCGCTGATGCAAATGAGACTTCCCTTGCCTGGAAGATCGCTATCAGGGATCCCAAAAGGCCGCACGCTCTGATCCTTTCGCGGCAGAATCTGCCGGTGCTGGACAGGAAGAAATACGGTTCTGCAGAGGGCGTGGAAAAAGGCGGGTACGTGCTTCTTGACTGCAAAGGGACACCTGATATCATTCTTCTTTCTTCCGGTGCAGAGATACATCCCACTCTTGCGGCCGCTGAAGAGCTTCAGGGATCAGGCGTAAAAGCACGCGTCGTAAACATGGTTTCCTTTGAGGTTTTTGAGCAGCAGACCGCTGCGTACAGGAATACGGTCCTTCCGTTGAAGGTCGAGAAGAGACTTGCGGTCGAAGCTGCAGCTACACAGAGCTGGTACCGGTATGTCGGACTCAAAGGTGAGGTGATCGGTATTGACCGGTTCGGCGCATCGGCACCGGCAAAGATCCTGTTCGAAAAGTTCGGATTTACGAAAGAAAACATCGCAGCAAGGGCAAAGAAGCTGCTCAAAAGATAGGCGCATGAAAATTGCAGTCGGTGCAGACCACGGCGGCTTTCATCTGAAGCAACAGATCGTTGCTGTACTGAAGCGGCACCGCCACACGGTCATTGATGTCGGCGCTCATAATGATAAACCCTCTGATTATCCTGATTTCGCCCTGGCTGTTGCAGATCAGATCATCGGGAAGAAAGCAGTTCGCGGCATTATCGTCTGCGGAAGCGGCGTTGGCGCCTGCATCGCCGCCAACAAAGTTCCCGGCATCAGGGCATCGGTATGTCATGACACGTTTTCGGCCCGCCAGGGAGTTGAAGATGATGATATGAACGTGCTCTGCCTCGGCGCGCGGGTCATAGGTGTCAATCTTGCAGAAGAGATCGTTTCTGTTTTTCTTGCGGCGAAGTTCTCAAAGGCTGAACGCCATAAAAGAAGACTGGAAAAAGTAGCAGCACTGGAAAAGACTTTTCAGCGACGCTGAGGAGAGATCAATTCCTCTCCTTCAGATCCTGCCGGCCCTCAAAAGGCCTATCGGCCTGCCCTGCCATATTTTACCGAGATCTCATATTCCACACTCGCGTGATCACCGGCAACTGCATCGACCTTCCCCTTGCAGTCAATGGTTCCCCTCTTCTCTTTCTTGCGGGCCTTGATCATGTTTTTGATCACCGGCGTGAGGTCAAATCCGCCGTTATCGCACCCCTTGATCATGCAGTCCATTTTGAAATAGGCGGCAGAGGTCGGAAAAACATTGAGTGTGCGGACCATGAGAACAGGGTTTATACCGTTTTGATAATACGTCATGTGGATCACCATACCGGAAACCTGCGGGTAACGTTCGGAAAGCAACCCTGCCGCAGAGGTATTCTGTTTCTTTAATTCCACCTTTGCCGCCTGCTGCTGTCTGTTCGCCATGTTCCCCCTCCGGAAAATAAAAACCCCTCGCAGAGTCAGGGGTATTTTGACAGTCTTTGTCGTCTCGCCAGTTCAAAAACCTCAAAAACTTTATGGCGATAATAGCATGAGTCTCACCAATGAGTCAACATATACGTTCAGCACCAGCAAGCCTTCAGCGCATTTCAACAGCTGTTTGCAGGAATAAAAGAAGTCGGTTCAATCGCAGGCAATCTCGCGTTTAACTCCTGTATAATAGAGCATGTCCGGACTCGAACAGGACGTTCAGAGCGCAGAAAAAGGATCCCGATTCAGGGTAATTATCGTCATATTTCTCATCCTTGGCGGCCTTGCAGGCATCGGCGGCGGTTTTCTGTACTGGACGCTCTCTGATCTTCCCAAGGTAAATGCCATTGAGGAATATGTCCCGGTTGAATCTTCAAGGGTCTATTCGAGTGACGGACAGGTACTGGCCGAGTTCTATGTTGAGCGCAGGACATTCGTCCCTCATTATGAGATCCCGACCCATGTAAAACAGGCGATTATTGCGATCGAAGACGTCCGTTTCTATAGCCATCCAGGCGTTGATCTGATCGGTATTGCCCGAGCACTCTCGCACGATATCCGGGCTGGCGGCATGAGGCAGGGAGGCAGCACAATCACCCAGCAGCTCGCAAAAATGCTCTTTCTGAAACCGGAAAAATCGATCAAGCGCAAGATCAGGGAAGCAGCACTGTCTTTCCAGATCGAAAAGCGGTATACAAAAGATGAGATTCTCGGTCTGTACCTTAATCAGGCATATTTCGGTGCACGGTCCTATGGCATTGAGGCAGCAAGCCAGACCTATTTCGGGAAGACCGTGAAAGATCTGACCTTGGCCGAAGCAGCCCTTCTCGCATCTCTCCCCAAGGCCCCTTCACAGTATTCCCCCTTCAGAAATGCCGACAAAGCAAAGGAGAGGCGCTCGGTAGTCCTCCAGCAGATGTATCAGCATAAATTCATCAAGCGGGAACAGTATGAAGAGGCCGTAAAGGAACCCATGCCCGCAGCTCCTCATTACCGGAAATATGAAGCACCCTATTTTGTCGAACTCCTGAGACACCAGCTCGAGCAGAAATACGGCAGTGAGCTTTATACCTCCGGGTACAAGATCCATGCAACCATTGATTTGAAGATGCAGCAGGCCGCAGAAAAGGCTCTGACAAACGGCATCAACTCCGTAGAAAAACGGCGAAAGCCGGGAATACAGGCATCGCTCGTTGCCATAGATCTCCGCACCGGCCATATCAAGGCTATGGTCGGCGGATTCGATTTCTGGAAAAACCAGTTTAACAGGGCAACCCAGGCTCTGCGTCAGCCGGGCTCTGCGTTCAAGCCCTTTGTCTATCTGACCGCGATCAAGGACGGCAAGACATCTGAAGACACCATAAACGACGCGCCTATATCCTTCAAAGGAGGCCGGCCGGGCCAGATGTGGAGACCAAAGAACTATGACGGCAAATATCACGGGGTCGTGACCCTTAGGACAGCCCTTGCACGTTCGTTAAATACTGCTACGGTCCGGCTCGCAAGCCATGTCGGACTTGAAAATGTGATCCAGACCGCTCGGGATCTCGGCATCAGGAGCGATCTGCAACCCTATATGCCCCTGGCACTTGGCGCGTCAGACGTAACGCTCCTTGAGATGACCCAGGCATATGCCGTCTTTGCATCCGGCAGGAAGATGGACCTGATCCCCTATGAGCGGATCGAAAACAGGGACAAGATCGTTATTGAAGAAATTCTGCCCAGGCAGACAATTATCCTTGAAGAGGGCGTTGTTAAAGAACTCAGGCTATTACTCGCTGCTGTTGTTAAAGAAGGCACTGCCACGCGGGCAAAAGAACTGAAGCGTCCGGTGTACGGCAAGACCGGAACCACCAATGACTATACAGATGCCTGGTTCATCGGCTTTGACGACAACCTCGTGGTCGGCGTATGGGTAGGCCGTGACGATCACAAGCCTATCGGCAGCAAGGAAACAGGAGCCTCAGCAGCCCTGCCCATATGGATAGAGTTCATGAAGCAGACGGGAGACGGGCAGCAACCATCAGGTAACGAACAGCCTCAATAAAAAGGGTCGGCTGTTATACGCTGTCAGTCCGGCTTAAGCGGAAGGGTAAATATGAATCGGGAACCTCTGCCCGGGTCACTTTCGACCCAGATGCGTCCTCCGTGGTTTTCTATGATCGTCTTGCAGATCGCCAGACCCAGACCGGTACCCTGCGGTTTGCCCTTCGATGCGTCCCGAAGCTGATGGAATTTTTCAAATATCCGCTCTCGCTCTTCCGGCACGATCCCCGGACCATTGTCAATGACCGC comes from the Nitrospirota bacterium genome and includes:
- a CDS encoding DUF3488 domain-containing protein; translation: MTLIQYPLVYAGIFLLLISAVLSVVNRDASIPSFLFNSFFWPCLYAAGLLSAWRNRQKQSETLKVVMYIGIAAAVIVFILVAAVATIEKGFLLMLICMQAARNFTLTNRRELYFACLISLILILYAASASKETSFLLYILVYVLSGIFTFMADHIDERLNYAKGGDKDILIRKMNLPAKGFGLAIAVITLSLGIYLIIPRMPSPHIQAFPSGGWNYKNEGWDREALTGEQQKEQMNAKSGLRSRVPDTSMSNADDSSKTDVNTDYKGFQDRFDVTKVGEATRSNEIVFYLQTDRPIYSRGKVFDVFDGRFWSYSGTGDRKIYSDKRKFVFDDSFYDRGLIQIYAMNTDMTQHIFAAYKPAVLIFPGNVIEKGSSLALRAPEYLRKGTVYSVISGNREIEGRSAGDTEYPTDEYDRYLQLPSGLSPKVRDLGNSITEQFQNDYEKAKAIESHLKNNYEYTLNTLLMEWENNPAEEFLFNLKKGHCELFASSMVLLLRTSGIPSRLVTGYHANRYNPVTGYFEIRKMDAHAWVEAYIKEHGWVTFEPTPTFVQPLSGKKRRFFMASNLNQYLRDRLKLTLQANPEKWWSKLLQYLLDIGNKVIAFLLILQLQFCMVTRIIFFWFKTTGWKFFAGAGFFAAGVFLLYRLLYPTYRRSKLRKLRETDYKQFLYSCYRETERIFTEKGFPRPTHYTAMEYCDILKPKFQTLHTQIYIITLAFQKARYSPLPVGSEDAERAYEAYLSILKSFAS
- a CDS encoding DUF58 domain-containing protein, whose amino-acid sequence is MKRLLTKRSSLVFLAVLFFFIAWNREVNLLYGMFALLTSTLVISHILPRYSLKGITASRTVPSAAFEGDCIDVVMSIKNKGRSSRYMIELLDFIPAAGPGLQNPMTFIGKLSGRGKKNYSFRLDCYKRGEYAIGPLKARSAYPLGISSHENLLDGDKQTLLVYPAMFNIKRLPFDGRGAKMGGTDALSKTGGSEDFFGTRDYRTGDSLRYIHWPSSARHSRFIVKEFEIRTSTDISVIIDLHKESDKGEGKQTTLEYAVKIAASIARLVLDRGYNFQLLGYGKNPCIIPYSKGLHQLARTLETLARINADGDVPYVHALRHAYNHLNEGSAAILLFSGLNRGVDEYLYEISLLKEKRIRPVCVFMNDYSFTADKEPFRPEIDLLVQGVLEIGAAIYFVSKGDNLEEVFGI
- a CDS encoding MoxR family ATPase; protein product: MNKFQSSLTLLTKNIEKVIIGKREVVDLAVITLLCRGHLLIEDVPGLGKTILARAIANSLALRFKRVQFTPDLLPSDITGVSIFNQKLSEFEFKPGPVFTNILLADEINRATPRTQSSLLESMEESQVSADGITHSLPQVFMVIATQNPIELQGTYPLPEAQLDRFFMKIKIGYPSPDEEIHIMSMQVKEHPIHSMKAVLAEDELKTAQEAITLVHIDKSVMKYIVEIVGATRKHQDILLGASPRGSLCLMKASQAMAFLRGMDYVEPTMVKLVARHVLAHRIIIKPQSKLRGTSEEKVIDEVLKSVPVPVV
- a CDS encoding phosphomannomutase, giving the protein MSQKLSDAASYWKTILSDVITNKGMLSDIEKFARENTAPSPIVFGTSGWRGEIGTDYTFNNVRIVTSAIIEMFRSSDPAVLQAMGVTDFDEIKKRGVIVGHDNRFLGPEFSMEVIGLLQNAGIKTWYAGEAATPEFSAGIEMLKAACAINLTPSHNPANYAGFKFNPSDGGPAGSEITTKIEEIANRMMLDAAKPLPVKPGDVEKVDLTSLYLDYIEQRKTIDLQKIRKFIAEADCILCIDNVHGATRGRVQRILGESPKITYLRTADDYLFGGVAPEPSEKNMAGVEKVLAESPAALKLGVIMDPDGDRIRFSDGSVQIPMNYFGAMALHFLHVHKKFNGMVAKSVGTSNLVNAVAKKLGIPIQETRVGFKNFRPFLLPSADSRAVAAFEESDGITGYNHTLEKDAIFGLLLAIEMMAVTGKELSDYLNEIMDEFGHFYPDRSGISVDRSLVGRPLLQKLSVIAQHYPVGTSLTIAGEKRKIKDLITVDGTKLVFDDGSWLMIRPSGTEPKVRFYIEARTEEGKKAVFEAAELMTQEALSR
- the tkt gene encoding transketolase; amino-acid sequence: MNLDQLCINTIRMLSADAVQQANSGHPGMPMGDAAMAYVLWSRFLRHNPKNPYWQNRDRFVLSAGHGSMLLYSLLHLTGHNISLDDIKNFRQWGSKTPGHPEYCLDCGIETTTGPLGQGLATGVGMAMAEKYLSEMFNKPGFPLLDYHIYGIVSDGDLMEGLSSEAASLAGHLKLGKIVYLYSDNKITIEGTTDIAFTEDVAKRFDAYGWHVQHADGEDLKAIEKAIAAAKKDKQRPSIILVRTHIGFGSPHKQDTPDVHGSPLGEEELKLTKQNLGWPLKKFFIPAQALRQMRKAVQKGKKDEASWTAMFQKYAKKYPELAKSWNTITTGRLPEGWEKHLPVFKPEDGSIATRSASGKVLNAIADKLPHLVGGSADLAPSNNTHLKKYADFGAAKGGRNIHFGVREHAMGAILNGMALSRMLIPYGGTFLVFSDYMRPAIRLAALMETHAVYVFTHDSIGLGEDGPTHQPVGHLSSLRAMPHLYVIRPADANETSLAWKIAIRDPKRPHALILSRQNLPVLDRKKYGSAEGVEKGGYVLLDCKGTPDIILLSSGAEIHPTLAAAEELQGSGVKARVVNMVSFEVFEQQTAAYRNTVLPLKVEKRLAVEAAATQSWYRYVGLKGEVIGIDRFGASAPAKILFEKFGFTKENIAARAKKLLKR
- the rpiB gene encoding ribose 5-phosphate isomerase B: MKIAVGADHGGFHLKQQIVAVLKRHRHTVIDVGAHNDKPSDYPDFALAVADQIIGKKAVRGIIVCGSGVGACIAANKVPGIRASVCHDTFSARQGVEDDDMNVLCLGARVIGVNLAEEIVSVFLAAKFSKAERHKRRLEKVAALEKTFQRR